One segment of Pseudomonas sp. FP2196 DNA contains the following:
- a CDS encoding paraquat-inducible protein A — MSESVDAHGLSDLPLEDLVACHECDLLMRKPKLAHGEKALCPRCGYELYAHRHNVVQRSLALVIAALLLYVPANFLPIMQLNLLGQSSHDTVWSGVVGLFNTDMQGVSIVVFLCSMAIPLIKLLCQLIVLLTIRFNIGRSYGLLLYRIYHHLKDWGMLEVYLMGVLVAIVKLADMAAITVGLGLVCFIALLLVQVWLEVVMSPHQIWQALSGEDAHAGD; from the coding sequence ATGTCAGAGTCGGTTGACGCCCACGGGCTGTCAGATTTACCGCTGGAAGACCTGGTGGCCTGTCACGAGTGCGACCTGCTGATGCGCAAGCCAAAACTTGCCCACGGCGAGAAGGCTCTCTGTCCACGCTGCGGTTACGAGCTATACGCCCACCGCCATAACGTGGTGCAGCGTAGCCTTGCCTTGGTAATCGCGGCACTGCTGCTGTACGTGCCAGCGAACTTTTTACCCATCATGCAGCTCAATCTACTCGGGCAATCGTCGCACGACACTGTCTGGAGCGGTGTGGTCGGTCTGTTCAACACGGACATGCAAGGTGTATCGATCGTCGTATTCCTGTGCAGTATGGCCATACCGTTAATCAAATTGCTCTGCCAGTTGATCGTATTGCTAACGATCCGCTTCAACATCGGTCGCAGCTACGGTTTGTTGCTCTATCGCATTTACCATCACCTCAAAGATTGGGGAATGCTTGAGGTTTACCTCATGGGCGTACTGGTGGCGATCGTCAAACTGGCGGACATGGCGGCCATTACTGTCGGTCTCGGCCTGGTGTGTTTCATTGCGTTGTTGTTGGTACAGGTCTGGCTGGAAGTGGTGATGTCGCCGCATCAGATCTGGCAGGCGTTATCTGGAGAGGATGCTCATGCGGGCGATTGA
- the msrQ gene encoding protein-methionine-sulfoxide reductase heme-binding subunit MsrQ: protein MRYPVWRVGVFIAAAIWPLLWFYQAFEDLLGPDPGKVLVDRLGLGTLVLLLITLSMTPVQKLTGWAGWIAVRRQLGLWCFAYVVLHLCSYMAFILGFDWSQLGVELRKRPYIIVGTLGFLGLLALAVTSNRYSQRRLGVRWKKLHRLAYVILGLGLLHMLWIVRADLREWAIYAFIGALLLLLRVPPVARRIPRLLAKKQILQEKRN from the coding sequence ATGCGATATCCGGTCTGGCGGGTGGGTGTTTTCATTGCAGCGGCGATTTGGCCATTGCTGTGGTTTTATCAAGCCTTCGAAGATTTGCTTGGGCCGGATCCTGGCAAGGTCTTGGTTGATCGGCTCGGACTTGGGACGTTGGTGTTGTTGCTGATTACCTTGAGCATGACGCCTGTGCAAAAATTGACCGGCTGGGCGGGGTGGATCGCAGTACGTCGGCAATTGGGGCTTTGGTGTTTTGCCTATGTGGTTCTACATCTATGTAGTTACATGGCATTTATTCTCGGGTTCGATTGGTCGCAGCTTGGCGTTGAGCTGCGTAAGCGGCCATACATTATTGTCGGCACGTTAGGTTTTCTCGGGTTGCTGGCGTTGGCGGTGACTTCCAATCGTTACAGTCAGCGCCGTCTAGGCGTGCGCTGGAAGAAGCTGCACCGTCTGGCCTATGTGATTCTGGGGCTGGGTTTGCTGCATATGCTTTGGATCGTGCGTGCTGATCTCCGGGAGTGGGCTATCTATGCCTTTATAGGTGCTTTGCTTCTATTACTGCGCGTGCCACCTGTTGCTCGTCGAATCCCGCGTTTATTGGCTAAAAAACAGATTCTGCAGGAAAAGCGAAATTAG
- the msrP gene encoding protein-methionine-sulfoxide reductase catalytic subunit MsrP, with product MLIKIPKASDCHESDVTPESIYLSRRQLLGVTAAGIAVGSLPRWASADETARYADVEAGKAPGWFADKLSSTKWGAVNVKDEAITPYKDATHYNNFYEFGTDKGDPAANAGSLKTEPWSVVVDGEVGKPGRYALEDFMKPYQLEERIYRLRCVEAWSMVIPWIGFPISALLKQVEPTSNAKYIRFETLQDPKSMPGQRSGFALIDWPYVEGLRLDEAMNPLAILAVGMYGRELPNQNGAPLRLVVPWKYGFKSVKSIVRISLVSEQPKTTWQSIAADEYGFYANVNPTVDHPRWTQARERRLPNSLFKPNVRDTQMFNGYSDEVASLYTGLDLRKNY from the coding sequence ATGTTGATCAAAATCCCCAAAGCATCTGACTGCCATGAGTCGGATGTCACGCCTGAATCAATTTACCTTTCTCGTCGTCAACTGCTCGGGGTCACTGCGGCCGGCATTGCCGTGGGTAGTCTCCCGCGCTGGGCCAGTGCTGACGAAACCGCTCGCTATGCTGATGTCGAGGCGGGCAAGGCACCTGGTTGGTTTGCCGATAAGCTCTCTTCTACTAAGTGGGGGGCGGTCAACGTCAAGGATGAGGCGATCACGCCTTATAAAGATGCGACCCACTACAACAATTTCTATGAGTTCGGCACTGACAAGGGGGATCCGGCAGCAAATGCCGGATCGCTGAAAACCGAACCGTGGAGTGTGGTGGTAGACGGGGAGGTGGGTAAGCCAGGGCGTTACGCGCTGGAAGACTTCATGAAACCGTATCAGTTGGAGGAGCGCATCTATCGCCTTCGCTGTGTTGAAGCCTGGTCGATGGTTATTCCGTGGATTGGTTTCCCTATATCGGCATTGCTCAAGCAAGTCGAACCGACCTCCAATGCCAAGTACATCCGATTCGAAACTCTGCAGGATCCCAAGAGTATGCCGGGGCAACGTTCCGGTTTCGCTTTGATCGACTGGCCGTATGTAGAAGGCTTGCGTCTGGATGAGGCGATGAATCCATTGGCGATTCTGGCTGTGGGCATGTATGGCCGGGAATTGCCGAATCAGAATGGCGCACCGCTGCGTTTGGTGGTGCCTTGGAAGTATGGGTTCAAGAGCGTCAAATCCATCGTGCGTATCAGTCTGGTCAGTGAGCAACCGAAAACGACCTGGCAGAGCATTGCGGCGGATGAGTACGGGTTTTATGCGAACGTGAATCCTACGGTCGATCACCCTCGTTGGACCCAGGCGCGGGAACGCCGGTTGCCGAACAGCCTGTTCAAGCCGAATGTGCGTGATACCCAGATGTTCAACGGCTACTCGGATGAAGTTGCTTCTTTATATACAGGGCTCGATCTGCGGAAGAATTACTGA
- the pssA gene encoding CDP-diacylglycerol--serine O-phosphatidyltransferase produces the protein MSERPEEPNKASDAESLLPIDEHIEEGHDAEGRKVRHRGIYLLPNLFTTANLFAGFYSIINSMSAQAALSAGDSVNASKYFAFAAIAIFVAMVLDGLDGRVARMTNTQSAFGAEYDSLSDMVAFGVAPALLAFGWALGDMGKVGWMVAFIYVAGAALRLARFNTQVGTADKRYFIGLASPAAAGVVAGIVWAFSDYGIQGSKMSFLVALMVAAAGMLMVSNIKYNSFKELDLKGRVPFVAILAVVLVFAVVFSDPPRILLLVFLAYAASGPVQYLLHLRRHKNAE, from the coding sequence ATGAGCGAACGTCCCGAAGAGCCGAACAAGGCTTCTGACGCCGAAAGCCTGCTGCCCATCGATGAACACATCGAAGAAGGGCACGACGCAGAAGGTCGTAAAGTCCGGCATCGTGGTATCTATCTGCTGCCGAATCTGTTCACCACTGCGAATTTGTTCGCAGGATTTTATTCCATCATCAATTCGATGAGCGCCCAGGCTGCGTTGAGCGCCGGGGACTCGGTGAACGCGAGCAAGTATTTCGCCTTCGCCGCCATCGCGATTTTCGTCGCCATGGTGCTCGACGGTCTCGACGGCCGTGTGGCGCGCATGACCAACACGCAAAGTGCGTTCGGCGCCGAGTACGACTCGTTGTCCGACATGGTCGCGTTCGGTGTCGCGCCGGCGTTGCTGGCTTTCGGCTGGGCGCTGGGTGACATGGGCAAGGTCGGCTGGATGGTCGCCTTCATCTATGTGGCGGGTGCAGCATTGCGTCTGGCGCGTTTCAATACTCAGGTGGGTACGGCGGACAAGCGCTACTTCATCGGTCTGGCCAGTCCGGCAGCCGCCGGCGTGGTGGCGGGAATTGTCTGGGCGTTCAGCGATTACGGGATCCAGGGCTCGAAGATGTCGTTCCTGGTCGCGCTGATGGTTGCGGCTGCGGGCATGCTGATGGTCAGCAACATCAAGTACAACAGCTTCAAGGAACTGGATTTGAAAGGTCGCGTGCCCTTCGTTGCGATCCTCGCGGTGGTGTTGGTGTTTGCCGTGGTCTTCAGCGATCCACCGCGCATTCTGCTGCTGGTGTTCCTCGCTTATGCGGCCTCCGGCCCAGTGCAATACCTCCTGCATCTTCGTCGGCACAAAAACGCCGAGTGA
- the ilvC gene encoding ketol-acid reductoisomerase, producing MKVFYDKDCDLSIIQGKKVAIIGYGSQGHAQACNLKDSGVDVTVGLRKGSATVAKAEAHGLKVTDVASAVAAADLVMILTPDEFQSSLYKNEIEPNIKKGATLAFSHGFAIHYNQVVPRADLDVIMIAPKAPGHTVRSEFVKGGGIPDLIAIYQDASGNAKNVALSYAAGVGGGRTGIIETTFKDETETDLFGEQAVLCGGTVELVKAGFETLVEAGYAPEMAYFECLHELKLIVDLMYEGGIANMNYSISNNAEYGEYVTGPEVINAESRQAMRNALKRIQDGEYAKMFISEGATGYPSMTAKRRNNAAHGIEIIGEQLRSMMPWIGANKIVDKAKN from the coding sequence GAAAGTTTTCTACGATAAAGACTGCGACCTGTCGATCATCCAGGGCAAGAAAGTTGCCATCATCGGTTACGGTTCCCAGGGCCATGCCCAGGCGTGCAACCTGAAGGATTCCGGTGTCGACGTTACCGTTGGTCTGCGTAAAGGTTCGGCGACCGTTGCCAAAGCAGAAGCTCACGGCCTGAAAGTGACCGACGTTGCTTCCGCTGTTGCTGCTGCCGACCTGGTCATGATCCTGACCCCGGACGAGTTCCAGTCCTCGCTGTACAAGAACGAAATCGAGCCGAACATCAAGAAAGGCGCCACCCTGGCCTTCTCCCACGGTTTCGCGATCCACTACAACCAGGTTGTTCCGCGTGCCGACCTCGACGTGATCATGATCGCGCCGAAAGCCCCGGGCCACACCGTGCGTTCCGAGTTCGTGAAGGGCGGCGGTATTCCTGACCTGATCGCGATCTACCAGGACGCTTCGGGCAACGCCAAGAACGTAGCCCTGTCTTACGCTGCTGGCGTGGGTGGCGGTCGTACTGGCATCATCGAAACCACCTTCAAAGACGAGACCGAAACCGACCTGTTCGGCGAACAAGCCGTTCTGTGTGGCGGTACCGTTGAACTGGTTAAAGCCGGTTTCGAAACTCTGGTTGAAGCTGGCTACGCGCCGGAAATGGCCTACTTCGAGTGCCTGCACGAACTGAAACTGATCGTTGACCTCATGTACGAAGGCGGTATCGCCAACATGAACTACTCGATCTCCAACAACGCTGAATACGGCGAGTACGTGACCGGTCCGGAAGTGATCAACGCCGAATCCCGTCAGGCCATGCGCAACGCCCTGAAACGTATTCAGGACGGCGAGTACGCCAAAATGTTCATCAGCGAAGGCGCAACCGGCTACCCTTCGATGACCGCCAAGCGTCGTAACAACGCCGCTCACGGTATCGAAATCATCGGCGAGCAACTGCGCTCCATGATGCCGTGGATCGGTGCCAACAAGATCGTCGACAAAGCCAAAAACTAA